In Mucilaginibacter celer, one DNA window encodes the following:
- a CDS encoding RNA polymerase sigma factor: MSVQVEDSEILSKFQDEKTRNEAFNLLLKKYQQKIYWHIRRMVVDHDDADDLVQDVFVKVWKNLAGFRNDAQLYTWMYRIASNECITFLNKKKQKNNIPLDDVAYELADTLADSTYFNGDAAQRKLQEALLTLPEKQRLVFNMKYYEDMKYEEMSQVLGTSVGALKASFHLAVKKIEAHLLGKD, encoded by the coding sequence ATGTCGGTACAGGTTGAAGATTCAGAAATATTAAGCAAATTCCAGGACGAAAAGACCCGGAATGAGGCGTTTAACCTGTTGTTGAAAAAGTACCAGCAGAAAATATACTGGCACATCCGCCGCATGGTTGTTGATCATGACGACGCGGATGACCTTGTTCAGGATGTTTTTGTAAAGGTTTGGAAAAACCTTGCCGGTTTCAGAAACGACGCGCAACTGTACACCTGGATGTACAGGATAGCATCCAACGAGTGTATTACTTTTCTGAACAAGAAAAAACAGAAAAATAATATACCGTTGGATGATGTTGCTTACGAGCTGGCCGATACACTGGCCGACTCGACCTATTTTAACGGCGACGCGGCGCAGCGTAAACTACAGGAAGCCCTGCTTACCCTGCCCGAAAAACAACGGCTTGTTTTCAATATGAAATACTATGAAGACATGAAGTATGAGGAAATGTCGCAGGTTTTGGGTACCAGTGTTGGGGCTTTAAAAGCATCTTTTCACCTGGCAGTCAAGAAGATAGAGGCGCACTTGCTGGGAAAAGATTAA
- a CDS encoding transketolase, with product MKADLQTLEKTASQIRRDIVRMVHGCQSGHPGGSLGCTDFFTALYFSVMNHDPKFNMDGIGEDLFFLSNGHISPVFYSTLAHAGYFDKAELATFRKLNSRLQGHPTTHEHLPGVRIASGSLGQGLSVAIGAALAKKLNGDKSLVFTLHGDGEIQEGQIWEAAMFAPHNHVDNLISTIDVNGQQIDGPTKKVLSLGDLRAKWEAFGWDVLDMKGNDMADVVKVLEEAKSRTGQGKPIMILMHTEMGYGVDFMVGSHKWHGIAPNDEQLKLALDQLEETLGDY from the coding sequence ATGAAAGCAGACTTACAAACATTAGAAAAAACCGCGTCGCAGATCAGGCGCGACATTGTACGTATGGTACACGGCTGCCAGTCGGGCCACCCGGGCGGCTCATTGGGCTGTACTGATTTCTTTACCGCATTGTATTTTTCGGTAATGAACCACGACCCTAAATTTAACATGGACGGTATTGGCGAAGACTTGTTCTTCCTGTCAAACGGTCACATTTCGCCGGTGTTTTACAGCACATTGGCACACGCCGGTTACTTTGATAAAGCCGAGTTGGCAACCTTCCGTAAACTGAACTCACGTTTGCAAGGTCACCCAACTACGCACGAGCATCTTCCGGGCGTACGTATCGCTTCGGGCTCATTAGGTCAGGGCTTATCGGTAGCTATCGGCGCGGCGCTTGCAAAAAAATTAAATGGTGATAAATCATTAGTGTTCACCCTGCATGGTGACGGCGAGATCCAGGAAGGCCAAATTTGGGAAGCTGCGATGTTTGCGCCTCATAATCATGTTGATAACCTGATCTCTACCATTGATGTTAACGGTCAGCAAATTGATGGCCCTACCAAAAAGGTACTTTCATTAGGCGATCTTCGTGCTAAATGGGAAGCTTTTGGCTGGGATGTATTGGATATGAAAGGTAATGATATGGCCGATGTGGTTAAAGTGCTTGAAGAAGCAAAAAGCCGTACCGGACAAGGTAAACCAATTATGATTTTGATGCATACCGAAATGGGTTACGGTGTCGACTTTATGGTGGGCAGCCACAAATGGCACGGTATTGCGCCAAATGATGAGCAGCTTAAACTGGCTTTAGATCAGTTAGAGGAAACACTGGGCGATTATTAA
- a CDS encoding aspartate aminotransferase family protein, producing MTTLRQLFLANNAQTTNFPLLLEFERAEGIYMYNAEGKPYIDLISGIGVSSLGHSNPYVIDAIKQQVDKYMHLMVYGEYVQTPQVRFAEKLVSVLPDNLQSVYFTNSGAEAVEGALKLAKRFTGRSQIISCYNSYHGSTNGALSVMGNEEFKKAYRPLLPGINFIRFNEVDDLQLITEQTACVIIETVQGEAGIRVPDVAYMQALRARCTETGTLLILDEIQAAFGRTGRLFAFEHFDIVPDILLLAKALGGGMPIGAFISSSQIMDVLKENPILGHITTFGGHPVCCAAGLAALEFLLDNDLVSGVAEKEALFRSLLVHPAIKEVRGKGLMLAAELENFDLNKKIIDRCIENGVITDWFLHCSNSMRLAPPLIITHDEIRKACAVIIEAVDYYTK from the coding sequence ATGACCACTCTTCGCCAGCTTTTTTTAGCCAATAACGCTCAAACCACAAATTTCCCGCTATTACTCGAGTTTGAACGCGCCGAAGGCATCTACATGTACAACGCGGAGGGCAAGCCGTATATTGATCTGATATCCGGCATTGGCGTAAGCAGTTTAGGCCACAGCAACCCGTATGTTATCGATGCCATTAAACAGCAGGTTGATAAATACATGCACCTGATGGTTTACGGCGAGTACGTACAAACCCCGCAGGTACGTTTTGCCGAAAAACTGGTCTCAGTACTGCCGGATAATTTGCAGTCGGTGTATTTTACTAACTCAGGTGCCGAGGCGGTGGAGGGAGCTTTGAAATTGGCCAAACGTTTTACCGGCAGAAGCCAGATTATTTCATGTTATAATTCATATCATGGTAGCACCAACGGCGCGTTAAGTGTAATGGGTAACGAGGAATTTAAGAAAGCTTACCGTCCGCTGTTGCCTGGGATTAATTTTATTCGTTTTAATGAGGTTGATGATCTTCAATTAATAACCGAACAAACAGCCTGCGTTATTATAGAAACCGTACAGGGCGAGGCCGGTATCCGCGTGCCTGATGTAGCCTATATGCAGGCTTTGCGCGCCCGTTGTACAGAAACAGGTACACTGCTGATATTAGATGAGATCCAGGCAGCATTCGGTCGTACGGGCAGGCTATTTGCTTTTGAGCATTTTGATATTGTGCCCGATATTCTGTTACTGGCCAAAGCTTTGGGAGGCGGCATGCCGATAGGTGCGTTTATTTCATCAAGCCAAATTATGGATGTGCTGAAGGAAAATCCTATCCTCGGTCATATCACCACTTTTGGAGGGCACCCGGTTTGCTGTGCAGCGGGATTAGCCGCGTTGGAGTTTTTGTTGGATAATGATCTGGTTTCCGGCGTAGCCGAAAAAGAAGCATTGTTCCGTTCGCTATTGGTTCACCCCGCTATCAAAGAGGTGAGGGGCAAAGGCCTGATGCTTGCCGCCGAACTGGAAAACTTCGATCTGAATAAAAAAATAATAGATCGCTGCATTGAAAACGGTGTAATAACCGATTGGTTTCTACATTGCAGCAACTCGATGAGGCTGGCACCACCGCTGATCATTACGCATGATGAGATCAGGAAAGCCTGTGCAGTTATTATTGAGGCTGTGGATTATTATACAAAATAA
- a CDS encoding fumarylacetoacetate hydrolase family protein, whose translation MKIIAIGRNYAEHAKELNNPVPTTPVIFMKPETALLKDNKPFYHPDFSEDVHHEIELVLKISKEGKHISEKFASGYYEEIGLGIDFTARDIQSRHKEKGLPWELAKAFDGSAPVSGFVPKSKFESLYNLDLRLDINGETRQQGNTRDLLFSFESIIAFVSQYITLKKGDLIFTGTPPGVSKVKIGDRLEGYLQDEKMLDFYVK comes from the coding sequence ATGAAAATTATTGCCATTGGCCGCAACTACGCCGAACACGCCAAAGAACTCAACAATCCGGTGCCAACCACCCCGGTAATATTTATGAAGCCTGAAACGGCTTTGTTAAAAGATAACAAGCCTTTTTATCATCCCGATTTTTCGGAAGATGTACATCACGAGATTGAGCTGGTGTTAAAGATCAGCAAGGAAGGAAAACACATCAGCGAGAAATTCGCTTCCGGCTATTACGAAGAAATTGGTTTAGGGATCGATTTTACCGCCCGCGATATCCAATCGCGCCATAAAGAAAAAGGTTTGCCCTGGGAGTTGGCCAAAGCCTTTGACGGCTCGGCACCGGTAAGCGGCTTCGTTCCAAAATCAAAATTCGAATCGTTATATAATCTTGATTTAAGGTTGGATATTAACGGCGAAACCCGCCAGCAGGGCAATACCCGCGATCTGCTTTTCTCGTTCGAAAGTATCATCGCCTTTGTTTCGCAATACATCACCCTAAAAAAAGGCGACCTAATATTTACCGGCACCCCACCGGGTGTATCAAAAGTAAAAATAGGCGACAGGCTTGAAGGCTATCTTCAGGATGAAAAAATGCTCGATTTTTACGTTAAATAA
- the bcp gene encoding thioredoxin-dependent thiol peroxidase — protein sequence MTTLKEGDKAPDFTANDQNGKAVSLADYRGKNVILYFYPKDDTPGCTAESCDFRDNYQSLLGKGYEVIGVSTDDEKSHKKFETKYSLPFTLIADSSHEIVEAYGVWVEKNMYGKKYMGTARTTFVIDAEGIIKHVISKVDTKASSQQVLDLVN from the coding sequence ATGACAACATTAAAAGAAGGCGATAAAGCCCCCGATTTTACCGCTAACGATCAAAACGGCAAAGCCGTATCCCTTGCCGATTACCGCGGCAAAAATGTGATCCTGTACTTTTATCCTAAAGATGATACCCCCGGTTGCACAGCCGAATCGTGCGATTTTCGCGACAACTACCAATCGCTTTTAGGTAAAGGTTACGAGGTGATAGGTGTTAGCACCGACGATGAAAAATCGCACAAAAAATTCGAAACCAAGTACAGCCTGCCGTTTACCCTGATAGCCGATAGCAGCCACGAAATTGTGGAAGCCTACGGTGTTTGGGTTGAAAAAAACATGTATGGCAAAAAATATATGGGTACTGCCCGTACCACATTTGTAATTGATGCAGAGGGAATTATTAAGCACGTGATAAGTAAGGTTGATACCAAAGCTTCATCACAACAGGTGCTGGACCTTGTAAATTAA
- a CDS encoding M23 family metallopeptidase translates to MIKKLLVIGALCLGIYASTVAQTIIQSRQYPQNYFRYPLDLTPPTTAGSFGELRPSHFHSGLDFKTNQRTGYPVHAAAEGYISRVRVQFGGFGRAIYITHPNGYTTVYGHLESFSPAVIELIKKYQYDHQTYEADFNLTPTQVPVKKDEVVAISGNAGASAGPHVHFEIRDSKTEETINAQLFGLTIPDKVPPTITSIGIYHLNNKPFSEKTPKEFLGVTGAAGNYHLIKPQTLELSGNIGFGINATDMNSTSFNHNGIYSIELKLDGKTVYTFAVERFAFDQTHAINAYIDFPAYESSRRWMQKCFILPGSHISLYPQSINRGIITFDDDALHEIEYVVKDVAGNTSSLKLKVKSSPYTIPQPVKPTGTMLYYDKRSEFSNDKVKVIVMPGNLYDDLDFQYSSSAKLPGAYSAVHHIHNRLTPIHEGYEIWIKPDVDLGKYADKAVIVSSWGGCQGGYYKDGYVISQVSAFGDYYIKVDTVPPVIHPLNIKNGSNMKAARSINFRMSDNLSGIKSYTGTIDGKWVLMEHDYKSKILSYTFNADIVPGKHVFKLVLVDNKNNFSEFAADFYR, encoded by the coding sequence ATGATCAAAAAACTATTGGTTATAGGCGCGCTGTGTTTGGGTATTTATGCAAGCACCGTAGCGCAAACTATTATACAAAGCAGGCAATACCCGCAAAACTATTTCCGCTACCCGCTCGATTTAACGCCGCCTACAACAGCGGGTTCATTCGGCGAGTTAAGGCCATCGCATTTCCACTCGGGCCTGGATTTTAAAACCAACCAGCGTACCGGCTACCCGGTGCACGCCGCTGCCGAAGGATATATCTCGAGGGTGAGGGTGCAGTTTGGTGGTTTCGGCAGGGCTATATATATCACCCATCCTAATGGGTATACCACGGTTTACGGACATTTGGAAAGCTTTAGCCCGGCAGTGATTGAGCTGATTAAAAAATACCAGTACGATCATCAAACTTACGAGGCCGATTTTAATCTTACGCCAACACAGGTCCCGGTTAAAAAGGATGAGGTTGTGGCTATCTCCGGCAATGCCGGTGCTTCGGCTGGTCCGCATGTGCATTTCGAGATCCGCGATAGCAAAACTGAAGAAACCATTAACGCCCAGCTATTCGGTTTAACAATTCCGGATAAAGTACCGCCAACCATCACCTCTATCGGCATTTACCACCTCAATAATAAACCCTTCAGCGAAAAAACGCCTAAAGAGTTTTTAGGGGTGACCGGAGCGGCAGGCAATTATCACCTGATAAAGCCTCAAACGCTTGAACTAAGCGGAAACATCGGCTTTGGTATCAATGCTACCGATATGAACAGCACTTCGTTTAACCATAACGGGATCTACTCTATCGAACTAAAACTCGACGGAAAAACAGTTTATACTTTCGCGGTTGAGCGTTTCGCGTTCGATCAAACGCATGCTATCAACGCTTATATCGATTTTCCGGCTTATGAATCATCGCGCCGCTGGATGCAGAAGTGTTTTATTTTGCCGGGAAGCCATATCTCCCTGTACCCTCAATCAATAAATAGGGGTATCATCACTTTTGATGACGATGCCCTTCATGAGATTGAATATGTGGTGAAAGATGTGGCAGGCAATACTTCATCGCTCAAGCTAAAAGTGAAATCATCGCCTTATACAATTCCGCAGCCGGTTAAACCAACCGGTACCATGCTGTACTATGATAAGCGCAGCGAGTTTAGTAACGATAAAGTTAAAGTGATAGTAATGCCGGGCAATTTGTATGATGACCTTGATTTTCAATACTCATCGTCGGCAAAGCTGCCGGGCGCTTATTCGGCGGTGCACCATATTCATAACCGGTTAACGCCTATCCATGAAGGATACGAGATCTGGATCAAGCCGGATGTTGATTTAGGAAAGTATGCCGATAAGGCTGTAATTGTAAGCAGTTGGGGTGGATGCCAGGGTGGTTATTATAAGGATGGCTACGTGATATCGCAGGTGAGTGCCTTTGGCGACTATTATATAAAGGTAGACACTGTGCCGCCGGTAATCCATCCGCTCAACATCAAAAACGGTAGCAATATGAAAGCCGCCCGTTCGATTAATTTCAGGATGAGTGATAATTTATCAGGAATCAAGAGTTATACAGGCACTATTGATGGTAAATGGGTGCTGATGGAGCATGATTATAAAAGTAAAATATTAAGTTACACGTTTAATGCCGATATTGTGCCCGGTAAACACGTGTTTAAGTTGGTGTTAGTTGATAACAAGAATAATTTTTCGGAATTTGCCGCCGATTTTTACAGATAA
- a CDS encoding T9SS type A sorting domain-containing protein, translating to MRRSFTYSYVYTYTWVVMVAMAIFINFAFAADFKTLKADFKTDTVLLRSKTKSSKNSYLKNGLHLALPPLKPAVTSNVKVNVARPDDKLLTDVQLYPNPVTDQINLKYSISRNTNVTIKIKDVLGNDISTMFSQRVESGDHNLNYPIANKLTRGFYFIRVVAGTESVIKRVLVL from the coding sequence ATGAGGCGAAGTTTTACATACTCCTATGTTTATACCTATACCTGGGTTGTGATGGTTGCGATGGCAATTTTCATCAACTTTGCCTTTGCCGCTGATTTTAAGACGCTTAAAGCTGATTTTAAAACAGATACGGTATTGCTGCGTAGTAAAACTAAATCGTCCAAAAATTCATACCTGAAAAACGGGCTTCACCTGGCCTTGCCTCCGCTTAAACCCGCGGTTACTTCAAACGTGAAGGTAAATGTGGCACGGCCCGACGATAAGTTGCTTACCGACGTGCAGTTATACCCAAACCCGGTAACTGATCAAATCAATTTAAAATACTCCATATCGCGCAATACCAATGTTACCATCAAAATAAAAGATGTGTTGGGTAACGATATTTCAACCATGTTTTCGCAAAGGGTTGAATCAGGCGATCATAATCTGAACTATCCTATAGCCAATAAGCTTACCCGTGGGTTTTATTTTATACGGGTGGTGGCCGGTACTGAATCGGTTATTAAAAGGGTGTTGGTGTTGTAA
- a CDS encoding transketolase family protein, translated as MKKYTYTDKKDTRSGFGAGLLEAGRKNDQVVALCADLVGSLKMQDFINEFPERFVQTGIAEANMIGIAAGMTIGGKIPFTGTFANFSTGRVYDQIRQSVAYSNKNVKICASHAGLTLGEDGATHQILEDIGLMKMLPGMTVINPCDYNQTKAATMAIAEYEGPVYLRFGRPVVPIFTDADQKFEIGKAWMVNEGADVSIFATGHLVWEAILAGEKLAEEGIDAEIINIHTIKPLDAEAILKSVAKTGCVVTAEEHNRLGGLGDSVAQVLAVHNPTPQEYVAVNDSFGESGTPAQLMTKYGLDAEHIVAAAKKAIERKNKKA; from the coding sequence ATGAAAAAATACACTTACACAGATAAAAAAGATACCCGCTCGGGCTTTGGTGCCGGGTTGCTGGAAGCCGGCAGAAAAAACGACCAGGTTGTTGCCCTTTGTGCCGACCTTGTAGGCTCGTTAAAAATGCAGGATTTTATTAATGAATTTCCTGAGCGTTTTGTACAAACAGGTATTGCCGAAGCTAACATGATCGGTATTGCTGCCGGTATGACCATTGGCGGTAAAATTCCTTTCACCGGTACATTTGCTAACTTCTCTACAGGCCGTGTTTACGATCAGATCCGTCAATCGGTAGCTTACTCAAACAAAAACGTTAAAATTTGCGCTTCACACGCTGGTTTAACTTTGGGCGAGGATGGCGCTACCCACCAGATTCTGGAGGATATCGGCCTGATGAAAATGTTACCAGGCATGACTGTGATTAACCCTTGCGATTATAACCAAACCAAAGCTGCTACTATGGCTATTGCCGAGTACGAAGGCCCGGTTTATTTACGTTTCGGTCGCCCGGTTGTTCCGATCTTTACCGATGCTGATCAGAAATTTGAAATTGGTAAAGCCTGGATGGTTAATGAAGGTGCTGATGTAAGTATCTTCGCCACCGGTCACCTGGTATGGGAAGCTATTTTGGCTGGTGAGAAACTGGCTGAAGAAGGTATCGATGCCGAGATTATTAACATCCACACCATTAAACCTCTTGATGCTGAGGCTATATTAAAATCTGTAGCTAAAACCGGTTGCGTAGTTACAGCCGAAGAGCATAACCGTTTAGGTGGTTTGGGTGATAGCGTTGCACAAGTATTGGCTGTACACAACCCAACCCCGCAAGAGTACGTAGCTGTTAACGACAGCTTTGGCGAAAGCGGTACGCCTGCACAACTGATGACCAAATATGGCCTGGATGCAGAGCATATTGTGGCAGCAGCTAAAAAGGCGATCGAAAGAAAAAACAAAAAGGCTTAA